A single window of Cryptococcus neoformans var. neoformans JEC21 chromosome 3 sequence DNA harbors:
- a CDS encoding expressed protein gives MPLQPSTFAPAKNRQPSGPRPPPLRSSIASTASSPKSTSDVPISVRPSTTSLAKLEYRTESPLDALLSLESQYTVSPETSPKLREAAGPSRQVSEYEPLPPSTFHTRPPTGGHTKIAQDAPSSREASKAHSKSGPDRPDALPMPTFSIASRPSTPTSSATSKSKPRPKPTRLNTNVISSSSLTSPAKIVSPGIKHWQQVRAHVLAPTPIEERQQHTARLGKKPGLVSKAAGRFGFRHAADNVIGYTDRRRSMNGLLAELGDLTEEEKEAVARERRRFARDIKACLDACALEESRRRLSRIDSNQNPSYPDDARPSAASIHSAAIHAHPHTAQRFTFDPSFSAFAPLLTELHKYLPDARSKKPWSRTCPHHSEILAELGVAFLEDSTSTDGEKQQALEVFGTIVKNWAADTAEEVIARWQWLCRALLTDDRQIRSRGLALLDNFVHFDTSLPRGHEVPHTALSFLALASDLLILLHAVQTARNPEPSHQSKVQRFLDELSDGRIIQVEVASIVELVGDVEMSTTMGGIEKEIMWMAVGVVIQTHPHLARWLLEINVHGKQLVLDQFAPLPFLHATPPHLPPLRSHTTVVLLTSLASLVRTLTDFALIPAIWKTVRIHVLPEIETLPSGDVLAQALGKLVFELEVLFYRVQPLHPGTAEDSFRAYAESHPANAGLAFFEHRDLILRYTVNETLWKGPFVEAAKQVIKSASLGSACDMVEGFVRRKDMAALGRECVATLFSQHLTSTHSTQLAFPLLSYLSQFHPQILYKPLFALSASTQANSLLPSLLQVITFTHILSPSKFWLTDPQMVTIVLMGDARPKVSKGKGKEGEKAVRDVRLGRWAAAVEFILVLKEISEVEGMNKDGKKRKTFGDEVEGRLAAFLEAEEKDGALPTGYRALMCQVLWTLRFKTQSAKQAPWTKQLISWFIDTSRYLIPSEEEQATKYLRAMYRTFSPETLPIDQSIGQPIVLPFSAPHASVNFNHEARIKILTRGIEDVLPPLLVLTHDSLSTQDWETILPFLWAWYGTKASATREIGFLLEKCAEMAPAQLRSIVISDLTSTNAEVRCQALHNISILFAWRNQILSQPIFTSRRGPLFHFPAKTLEFVPTEIGSSKWVSPQDVQDTQLQKFGQTLPLELRQRLNELRWSDEDELKGNSDWEQTPVSSLPGLAFQSDGNLINGSSSGRPSSPVESLVRKGSNASAGSSSNKRRKAIFAPLFVNMTYDQMTILAGEVDGPISATSLEVVRLLQRDDVVSFLRPFTERMKDQFLNAMERLDRVTNVLTPGFAYSAINAIVGYLKSSLKANADVEYWDIALASVVRLVPSVSEISLRDIRKNKAEHVLLPASIHEEDGGFRIHAPWRRGQRGVQTAQLLILNEILKVNPREVYLVKKMLHNLHIQSSINHLPFARAWLVLVLTLFSFVNRNYNDRAELRHFLSNVGDILLLHGQSDLVIVAHAMRIFTLCSARFRRVFSSMGFPTIMRPVYETYAASNAAIKDCIEYAAKSFYRIHEEVFVYQTCVVIADGGYDAEAVYAFLSSLSHESTVLSGVTSGIRGSNDKEETDALVQMVSGPEITLAEIGKEAAERQAIKLASITLEDKLFPRENIVRLFVTAIASNPATTCAANFLRLLSALVPKMNDSVSKDLLSEGVEALGSVIIKGKTGDDAAKSVFHPGANDSEADWTRARREYVFLVQSFAKAGGHLGTSATRRTLDMVLDLLRKQPESVGPSASSIVGELAKTRLASGRPTPFLREIAPIFRAFISVVDFSGMLDSISALIRLSNYNLDEEITRIIVHDYVEPAVKLLASASKDSLAFIVPLRSSAVKLLSVAVFLQGDALGALERHHASASLLASVVMPLCLLLEPPREVDRQDIYSSLWIRLLHYVLKGSIEEGGDSRKSSNASLYHPRSIAASTVLVVQIVKIVLIRAPGSINRVKGLWTYVARRILQIVDCGNARFMDSQRSLSPRVVDWLMWSVFELIALHPSALHIEFQARVHQALAMIDKQETYSSRPSSPALGPTLSASTYPQYYPGRARLSSNRPSSFIGHARSPSNVGHDHTQFGSPDRSTTANLAVTPSRNRISSNNSSPNHSPSLLPSSLAQPHGVGPGVEVVHSRSPSQRKTTGLSPAGAARPSFVALSARRASQPVFEAFSSAYPTKNRFASSANIRDLGNSSEKPGGAIIHLLGAPNQVLSATSSGFPTLSLTNSSVISPTGPKISTQSVEKALRDVYIKSEELTQMASKAVRTVMLVYGWRFDKEEEDVVRNWTVLDALHIVSKQTKVFVEEEFRDVFSPAADLYESDDAYIDSEKQEGVYDFPDRMRASESLEETSIEKERQLMDEKENDVPIVSVSSPYD, from the exons TTCTCAGCCTCGAAAGTCAGTACACGGTGTCCCCAGAGACTTCTCCAAAGTTGCGCGAAGCTGCAGGACCGAGCCGCCAAGTGTCTGAATATGAGCCCTTACCTCCATCAACATTTCATACTCGTCCACCTACAGGAGGGCACACAAAGATAGCTCAGGACGCTCCTTCCAGCAGAGAGGCTTCTAAAGCGCATTCAAAGTCTGGACCCGATAGACCAGATGCCTTACCCATGCCGACGTTTTCTATTGCCTCTCGTCCCTCTACTCCCACAAGTTCGGCTACAAGCAAGTCCAAACCCAGACCCAAGCCTACCCGTCTAAACACCAATGTCATTAGCAGCTCATCGCTTACGTCTCCAGCCAAGATAGTTTCACCAGGTATCAAGCACTGGCAACAGGTCCGAGCTCATGTTCTGGCACCAACTCCCATAGAAGAACGACAACAACATACTGCACGGCTGGGGAAAAAGCCCGGACTCGTGTCTAAAGCAGCAGGGAGATTTGGATTTCGACATGCGGCAGATAACGTTATTGGGTATACTGATAGACGGAGATCGATGAACGGGCTTTTGGCAGAGCTGGGTGATCTCactgaggaagaaaaggaagccGTTGCTAGAGAGCGTAGAAGGTTTGCGAGAGATATCAAAGCTTGTCTTGATGCTTGTGCTCTTGAGGAGAGTCGCCGGAGGCTTTCCAGGATCGACTCGAACCAGAATCCAAGTTATCCCGACGACGCCAGGCCAAGTGCAGCATCTATACACTCCGCGGCTATCCACGCCCACCCTCATACTGCTCAGAGGTTTACTTTCGACCCTTCATTCTCTGCTTTTGCCCCCTTGTTAACTGAACTTCACAAGTATCTTCCAGATGCACGTTCCAAAAAGCCATGGTCTCGTACCTGCCCACACCATTCTGAGATCCTTGCAGAACTAGGCGTGGCATTCCTCGAAGATTCCACATCCACCGATGGAGAGAAACAGCAAGCTTTGGAAGTGTTTGGCACAATCGTAAAAAACTGGGCGGCAGACACAGCGGAAGAAGTCATAGCACGGTGGCAATGGCTTTGTCGCGCCCTTCTCACCGACGACCGTCAAATACGGTCGCGTGGTCTTGCACTTTTAGACAACTTCGTGCACTTCGATACTTCTTTGCCACGTGGGCATGAAGTACCACACACGgccctctctttccttgctttAGCCTCCGACCTGCTCATCCTACTCCATGCGGTACAAACTGCAAGAAATCCCGAGCCTTCTCATCAGTCCAAGGTGCAGAGATTTTTAGATGAGCTGAGCGACGGAAGAATCATACAAGTGGAAGTGGCATCTATAGTAGAGCTTGTAGGGGATGTGGAAATGAGTACAACGATGGGAGGGATAGAAAAGGAGATCATGTGGATGGCGGTGGGTGTTGTGATACAGACACATCCCCATCTTGCGCGATGGCTTCTTGAAATCAATGTTCATGGTAAACAGCTTGTTCTTGAT CAGTTTGCCCCtctgccttttcttcatgcGACACCgcctcatctccctccactACGTTCGCATACGACTGTTGTCTTGCTGACATCCCTGGCTTCGCTCGTTCGCACACTCACTGATTTTGCGCTCATTCCTGCCATCTGGAAAACTGTTCGAATCCATGTCTTGCCAGAGATAGAGACACTACCCAGTGGTGACGTGTTGGCCCAAGCGCTCGGGAAACTCGTGTTTGAACTGGAAGTTCTTTTCTACAGAGTTCAGCCACTTCATCCGGGGACTGCGGAAGATTCCTTCAGAGCCTACGCTGAGTCCCATCCCGCAAATGCAGGTCTAGCTTTCTTTGAACACAGAGACTTGATTTTAAGGTATACAGTGAATGAAACGCTATGGAAGGGCCCCTTTGTGGAAGCTGCTAAGCAGGTG ATCAAGAGCGCATCACTGGGCTCAGCTTGCGATATGGTGGAAGGTTTcgtgagaagaaaggataTGGCCGCCCTGGGAAGAGAATGTGTAGCCACCTTGTTTTCA CAACATCTCACGTCTACACACTCAACTCAGCTCGctttccctcttctgtCTTATCTATCACAGTTTCATCCCCAGATCCTCTATAAGCCCCTTTTCGCCTTATCCGCAAGTACTCAAGCAaattccctccttccctcccttcttcaagtgATCACCTTCACCCATATCCTTTCTCCCTCGAAATTCTGGCTGACCGATCCTCAAATGGTAACGATCGTTCTGATGGGTGATGCTCGCCCAAAAGTGAGTAAAGGGAAAGGTAAGGAAGGCGAGAAAGCGGTGAGAGATGTCAGATTAGGCAGATGGGCGGCCGCAGTAGAGTTCATCCTGGTTTTGAAAGAGATATCGGAGGTGGAGGGCATGAATAAGGACGGCAAAAAGCGGAAGACgtttggagatgaagtAGAGGGCCGGTTAGCAGCGTTCTTGGAGGCAGAA GAAAAAGATGGTGCTCTGCCGACAGGATATAGAGCATTAATGTGCCAGGTGTTGTGGACTTTGAGATTCAAGACCCAATCTGCAAAACA AGCTCCGTGGACGAAGCAGCTGATCTCTTGGTTCATTGATACCTCAAGGTACTTAATCCcgtcagaagaagaacaagccaCCAAGTATTTGCGGGCCATGTATCGCACATTCTCTCCTGAAACGTTACCTATTGACCAATCGATTGGTCAGCCGATAGTCCTACCTTTTTCAGCCCCTCATGCCTCTGTGAATTTTAATCACGAAGCTCGCATTAAGATTTTAACTCGAGGCATTGAGGACGTTCTTCCACCATTATTGGTCCTGACCCATGACAGTCTTTCGACTCAAGATTGGGAGACGATTCTGCCTTTTCTATGGGCTTGGTATGGCACAAAAGCCTCCGCTACCAGAGAAATTGGTTTCTTGCTCGAGAAATGTGCTGAGATGGCACCAGCCCAATTGAGAAGTATCGTCATTTCCGATTTAACCAG CACCAACGCTGAAGTTCGTTGCCAGGCCCTTCACAACATCTCCATTTTATTTGCGTGGCGCAACCAAATCTTATCCCAACCAATTTTCACTTCTCGCCGCGGTCCTTTATTTCATTTCCCCGCCAAAACCCTCGAATTCGTTCCCACGGAAATTGGCTCCTCAAAATGGGTCTCACCGCAAGATGTGCAAGATACCCAGCTTCAAAAGTTTGGCCAGACCCTGCCCCTGGAGCTAAGGCAGAGATTGAACGAGCTGAGGTggagtgatgaagatgagctgAAGGGCAACTCCGACTGGGAGCAAACGCCGGTTAGCTCTTTGCCTGGGCTTGCATTCCAGTCGGATGGGAATCTCATCAATGGAAGTAGTAGCGGGAGACCGTCAAGTCCCGTGGAGTCACTTGTCCGAAAAGGCTCTAACGCATCAGCTGGTTCATCGTCGaacaagagaagaaaagccATCTTTGCCCCACTGTTCGTAAATATGACTTATGATCAGATGACAATCCTTGCGGGCGAAGTGGACGGGCCTATAAGCGCGACTTCTCTCGAAGTGGTGCGACTTTTACAGAGGGATGATGTCGTCTCTTTCTTGAGACCTTTTACCGAAAGAATGAAAGACCAATTCCTGAATGCGATGGAGAGACTTGATAGGGTCACTAATGTCTTGACACCTGGTTTCGCCTACTCAGCAATCAACGCTATTGTGGGATATCTCAAGTCTTCGTTAAAGGCCAACGCCGATGTTGAATACTGGGACATAGCTCTGGCATCAGTGGTTCGGCTTGTTCCATCTGTCAGTGAGATATCGCTCCGCGATATCAGGAAAAACAAGGCGGAGCACGTGCTCCTTCCCGCGTCTATCcacgaggaagatgggggTTTCAGGATCCATGCTCCTTGGCGTAGAGGCCAAAGAGGTGTGCAAACTGCCCAGCTATTGATTCTCAACGAAATTCTTAAAGTCAACCCACGTGAAGTATATCTCGTCAAGAAAATGCTCCACAATTTACATATTcaatcttccatcaaccATCTCCCCTTTGCTCGAGCGTGGCTCGTTCTCGTGCTCACTCTTTTTTCATTTGTCAATCGCAATTACAATGACCGAGCCGAGCTGCGACACTTCCTTTCAAATGTTGGTGACATTTTGCTATTACATGGTCAGAGTGACCTTGTGATTGTAGCACACGCTATGCGAATATTCACGCTTTGTTCTGCCCGCTTTCGCAGGGTCTTTAGCTCTATGGGATTTCCAACCATCATGCGCCCTGTTTATGAGACTTATGCGGCTAGTAACGCAGCCATAAAAGACTGCATCGAGTACGCTGCGAAGAGTTTTTACAGGATCCACGAGGAGGTATTTGTGTACCAGACTTGTGTGGTGATTGCAGACGGCGGTTACGATGCTGAAGCAGTATATGCCTTTCTCTCGAGTCTCTCACACGAAAGCACAGTTTTATCGGGCGTGACGTCAGGTATTAGAGGGAGTAACGACAAGGAGGAAACCGACGCGTTGGTTCAGATGGTGTCTGGCCCAGAAATTACTCTCGCGGAGATCGGTAAGGAAGCTGCTGAGAGACAGGCTATCAAACTCGCTTCAATCACGCTTGAAGACAAACTTTTCCCTAGGGAAAACATTGTTCGGCTTTTTGTTACTGCCATTGCCTCCAATCCTGCCACCACATGTGCTGCCAATTTTTTACGCCTCCTCTCTGCCCTTGTGCCAAAAATGAATGACTCGGTTAGCAAAGATTTGCTTTCTGAGGGCGTGGAGGCTTTAGGGTCTGTCATTATCAAGGGAAAAACCGGCGACGATGCTGCCAAATCTGTTTTCCATCCTGGTGCAAATGATAGCGAGGCCGATTGGACCAGAGCCAGGAGGGAGTATGTTTTTTTGGTGCAGTCATTTGCGAAAGCTGGTGGTCATCTGGGTACGTCAGCCACGAGGAGAACACTTGATATGGTGTTAGATCTTTTGAGAAAGCAACCAGAGTCAGTTGGTCCGTCGGCATCAAGCATCGTTGGTGAATTAGCCAAAACACGGCTAGCTTCAGGTCGACCCACTCCGTTCCTACGAGAGATTGCGCCAATCTTCCGAGCCTTTATCTCCGTTGTCGATTTCTCTGGCATGCTCGATTCCATTAGTGCTCTCATTCGATTATCTAACTATAATCTGGACGAGGAGATCACGCGCATAATTGTCCATGATTATGTTGAGCCAGCTGTGAAACTACTGGCGTCAGCATCTAAGGATAGCCTTGCATTTATTGTGCCGTTGAGGTCAAGTGCGGTCAAACTGTTAAGCGTGGCGGTATTCCTGCAAGGCGATGCCCTGGGGGCCTTGGAAAGGCATCATGCGAGTGCCAGTCTACTGGCTTCGGTAGTAATGCCGCTTTGCCTGTTGCTCGAACCCCCTCGTGAGGTTGATCGGCAAGATATCTACTCTAGTCTCTGGATCCGGCTTCTCCACTATGTGCTTAAGGGCTCAATCGAAGAAGGTGGCGATAGCCGCAAATCATCAAATGCTTCCCTCTATCATCCTCGGTCGATCGCCGCTAGCACTGTCCTCGTGGTGCAGATAGTAAAAATTGTCCTCATTCGAGCACCGGGCAGCATTAACAGGGTAAAGGGCCTATGGACATATGTTGCCCGACGTATTCTGCAAATAGTTGATTGTGGTAATGCGCGTTTCATGGACTCTCAGCGATCCCTCTCTCCGAGAGTTGTCGATTGGTTGATGTGGAGCGTATTTGAGCTGATAGCGCTCCATCCAAGCGCCTTGCATATTGAATTCCAAGCTCGAGTCCATCAGGCGCTGGCGATGATCGATAAACAAGAAACTTATTCGTCCcgcccttcctctcctgcACTGGGTCCAACGTTATCTGCGTCAACCTATCCACAGTATTATCCTGGCCGTGCGCGACTGTCATCTAATCGTCCGTCATCGTTCATTGGGCATGCACGATCGCCTAGTAATGTAGGACATGATCATACACAATTTGGTAGCCCTGATCGCTCAACTACTGCTAACTTAGCGGTGACTCCAAGCCGTAACAGAATTAGTTCCAATAACTCGAGCCCCAAccattctccatctctaCTACCGTCCTCGCTTGCCCAACCTCATGGTGTTGGGCCAGGAGTTGAAGTCGTTCACAGCCGATCACCCAGTCAGCGTAAAACCACAGGTCTAAGCCCTGCTGGAGCCGCACGTCCATCTTTTGTTGCCCTTTCAGCACGTCGTGCCTCCCAACCTGTCTTTGAAGCATTCTCTTCGGCTTACCCGACCAAAAACAGGtttgcctcttctgctAATATTCGCGACTTGGGCAACTCATCTGAGAAACCTGGCGGTGCAATCATACACCTTCTAGGTGCCCCGAATCAGGTGCTGTCTGCCACCAGTAGCGGTTTTCCTACACTGTCATTGACAAACTCAAGTGTGATAAGCCCAACAGGGCCGAAGATTTCGACGCAAAGTGTAGAAAAGGCTCTCAGAGATGTGTACATCAAATCCGAAGAATTGACTCAGATGGCCTCGAAGGCTGTTAGAACCGTCATGCTTGTTTACGGATGGCGATTCgataaggaggaagaagatgtggtCAGAAATTGGACCGTTCTAGATGCTTTG CATATTGTATCAAAGCAGACAAAAGTGtttgtggaagaagagtttcGGGATGTATTTTCCCCTGCAGCAGACTTATATGAATCAGACGATGCTTATATCGACTCGGAGAAACAAGAAGGGGTCTACGACTTTCCCGACCGGATGAGAGCAAGCGAGAGTCTAGAAGAAACCTCCAtcgaaaaagaaagacaattaatggatgaaaaggaaaatgacGTTCCCATAGTATCGGTATCTTCGCCGTACGATTAG
- a CDS encoding SNF1 family protein kinase, putative — protein MEAAQTPRSVLTHIGGWKLGKTLGRGAYAHVRLATHKNGHQAACKILPALHKDPGLPVTWDETIDAVEAHKEVVLLKALCGAGVEGIAGLEGVVEEGGWTYVFLTLYPCSISSISKPWASDAVVIFFRRLLHTVRNLHQLNVSHEDIKRSNVLADSQGSPVLVDFGFSHFKANGGYVKSAGGTLDYSSPEKTADKHYDPKANDIWALGILLTKILCIQHPYAHSYVDDTSTTVKRRILTGDAKFHWKTDHLVPGGVAELIMGMLERDPQQRWTITRILGHPWLRTKYPDLRPFQLPSYELKLLHKPSQSVIEDLCFLAYLNGEFALCETSMRIEEHLEGKEPCWEKRWAGMLGSWSQRAEMDWQDIPTAITPLPKSRSSFTRVNGPTKANAIGNSKGGILKEIHLLPNAQALTTLGSNGDIKKGLRPARSRFYNMKTKNGAQNLLVCSLRPGIHTQTTLQEKFVPDDLMAATNNQSSKAKPGIVRVKKPKAKQKSKADFKIFISDTDNSGEENETVEKRQNQQGPRKLDKTGAKNLIIGESPTLAALVTDSKEGFITSVPDEQMKGLFLSKPDPPRARCTQRRSPRLQEEKRIDLN, from the exons ATGGAAGCAGCCCAAACGCCTCGAAGTGTCTTAACTCATATAGGCGGTTGGAAGTTGGGTAAGACTCTGGGTAGAGGTGCATACG CCCATGTTCGTCTCGCGACTCATAAAAATGGACACCAAGCAGCTTGCAAAATCCTTCCAGCATTACATAAAGACCCCGGGCTTCCAGTGACGTGGGATGAGACTATCGACGCAGTTGAAGCTCATAAAGAAGTGGTACTGCTCAAAGCTCTTTGTGGAGCAGGCGTGGAAGGTATCGCCGGATTGGAAggagtggtggaagaaggtggcTGGAC TTACGTTTTCCTTACCCTTTATCCGTGTTCCATATCATCCATTTCTAAACCTTGGGCTTCTGATGCTGTCGTCATCTTTTTCCGCCGGTTGCTCCATACCGTTCGTAACCTGCACCAACTCAATGTCAGTCACGAGGATATCAAGCGGTCCAATGTCCTTGCAGACTCCCAAGGTTCCCCTGTGCTTGTCGATTTTGGGTTTTCCCATTTCAAAGCAAATGGAGGTTATGTCAAGAGTGCTGGCGGAACTTTGGATTACTCAAGTCCGGAGAAAACTGCC GACAAACATTACGATCCCAAAGCCAATGATATTTGGGCTCTCGGTATTTTACTCACCAAGATTCTCTGTATACAACATCCATACGCACACTCTTATGTCGATGACACTAGCACCACTGTCAAGCGCCGTATCTTGACAGGTGATGCGAAATTCCATTGGAAAACTGATCACCTGGTTCCAGGTGGCGTTGCTGAACTTATCATGGGAATGCTGGAGCGCGATCCCCAGCAACGCTGGACA ATAACACGTATACTCGGACACCCATGGCTCAGAACAAAATACCCTGATCTAAGACCTTTCCAGCTCCCCTCGTATGAGCTCAAGCTTTTACATAAGCCATCACAGAGTGTCATTGAAGATCTATGCTTTCTAGCCTACCTCAATGGCGAATTCGCGCTTTGTGAGACTTCGATGAGGATAGAAGAGCATCTAGAAGGTAAAGAGCCCTGTTGGGAAAAAAGATGGGCAGGGATGTTGGGATCCTGGTCTCAAAGAGCGGAGATGGACTGGCAGGACATACCTACTGCTATCACTCCCCTTCCCAAATCTAGAAGCA GTTTTACTCGTGTGAACGGTCCTACGAAGGCCAACGCGATAGGAAATTCCAAAGGGGGAATTTTAAAGGaaatccatcttcttcccaac GCGCAAGCTCTCACCACATTAGGGTCAAATGGAGACATTAAAAAAGGACTCAGGCCCGCCCGCTCGCGATTCTATAATATGAAAACTAAAAATGGCGCCCAGAATCTCTTGGTCTGTAGTCTTCGGCCAGGCATACATACTCAAACTACGCTGCAAGAGAAATTTGTGCCGGACGATTTGATGGCCGCTACGAACAACCAATCCAGCAAAGCTAAACCCGGTATCGTTCGGGTCAAAAAGCCCAAGGCTAAGCAAAAATCAAAG GCGGATTTCAAGATCTTCATTAGCGACACAGATAAttctggagaagagaacgaAACCGTTGAAAAGCGGCAAAATCAGCAAGGACCAAGGAAGCTCGATAAAACGGGTGCAAAGAATTTAATTATTGGCGAGAGCCCTACATTGGCAGCCTTGGTGAC AGATAGTAAAGAGGGGTTCATAACTTCCGTCCCAGACGAGCAAATGAAAG GATTATTTCTGTCCAAGCCAGACCCGCCACGCGCGCGATGCACACAACGTCGCTCCCCTCGCTtgcaagaagaaaagagaattGACCTTAACTAG